atttcaatgtgaaataatatatcgactgttttacactgagccagtttaacatatttagcattgttgtttttggtgttctaagcgaacattttaaaattaatcgcattgccttgttttgttgtatctgcagtttttttagttgtgtgtcatttgctaatagcaggattgttggacaatagataaagtgcggttcaataattgatcgatacactaataatttgtgtcgttgactaatatatttacaagttctgtacataaaaccaattttttttgcaattttgttttctaaataacttatgtgttctccaaatctaaggtttttgtcgatccagactcctaggtatttgatcttgtctacttgctgaatttcaacatttcttatcttcagagtaatattgctaaggttattggcacccataatgctttgatttttgcaaaatatcatacttttggttttatccacgttcactttcaactttctatggcatagccatttgtagagggagtctaagtcttcttgcattttcgataccgcaaagcccgcacttctttcactaatggttatcaatgcatcatccgcaaatagtcgaatattgcaatatttcaagcattctttaatatcgttaatatatattgtaaacaatagcggtgccaatactgaaccttgcggtagcccaatatgtacatcagcaaccggtgaaactgcacttccaattatcgtcttctgttttctattactcaaatagcttctgaaccattccaaggattttcctcttatcccattattaaacataacattcagcagttcctctctatccacagtttcaaaagcacgttttaagtctaaaaagactgagatcacaactttcttatcagttatatcctctttccattccgcaataaccatattcagtgcggtttcgcaagaatggcttttcctaaacccagattgttcaggtataataatttggtatttatctagatatgccactaattgatttttaaccaccgtttccataattttttcatctgcgggtagcgtattaattgggcgcagttcctctggccttactgtatttttgactttttccgcaggtactatagttgatactttccagcaatttggaacaatgctactgtttatagattcatttattatatctttgtagaagtgagcaatgtaaatcatggcatctttaaataccccctccgacaaaagcttttttccaccatatttgtttctaaaagatttagtaatgttcattatatcatctaactctacGTCGGTGAATTGAATTGCTAGTGCAATGAAATccgcatccttaaaattcagaaaatgtcaactatattcgtgcaggaatccgttttaacaaaacttggtggctaCGGCAGGGAATTGCCCAAaggacgacaaaaacacacttacaattatgaaagcacttcactcaaaaaaatataacactgcggcaatatattctattgctttttttggtacaaaatggcgtggataataaaatataaacgtttttcagtgttttttacaaattttctttaatttattttgttccaatgttcacacattccgtaccaacagctgatttcgaaaaatcatttgctcttcctcttctctttacgattccgtcgtaatgcagaataccaaacttcgattaaagcggagcgtagaacgggaacgtaatcgaaatgcagaataggggtgaataagagccgtcactcgttatttttttggcatttactcgatgtatactgaggggtagtcgctacttttttttgggcgagatgtttataaatgtcttctatgggttttggtttaccgtcgtaacgataaacagctgattacgttagggatatgactacagcgatacgacaaacggcaccaatgactccagctttacaaCAAACGCCAATCTACATGCGACTTTTGGTTCAACTTGCCGTGGCCTTAGTTGCCGATGGCTGACCTTGGATGCTTTAAAGCCGCAGTTGAAATAATAATCAGGTACTTCGGCAAAATAAGGAACAGTGGCAACTAAGCCTTTTCATTGAAAACAACATTGTGAAACAAAagattcatatttaatatcaaacatggaaatgtacctgagtatttaaataaaaatatagcattagttgagcaaactcacaacataaatacgaggagcaaacataatttcaaattgccgttttttagaactgaaattgatcaacagaacattttctacaagggtctgaaaagttacaatgatctgcctatggatataaaaagttgcaaccaaataacagtatttaaaacaaaattattgaatattgtaaaaccttagctataagataaaaaactgtaatattttcaaatttacgaattaggcttctggccgtaataaataaataatctaatctaatctaataacGGAAATATACAACACTGCCATTTTGCCACATAATTTATTTCGGtatctaatggttcacttttttcacaagaaagttggttttaattgtgtttttatgcaccaaattttcaaactaaaaacaaaattttcatgtgtcagaaaaaaattaagaaaaaacggccgaatgtcaaaaaacctatcgaaacacAAACTGGctggtttgtttttaatgaacaaGATTGtattttcgttagttttttgaaatatagtttacacatttACACCAGTATTGAAgctgtattaggagggagtgcgacaaaaaattgaagataaaatacaagaaaaaatacatgaaaatacagtagtgtcatataggtataaataCGGGCACCGCTTTTGAAGAAACCAAGcctttacattgatttccataaggtaggttcgatcagctattttatctggttatggttttatggttataagtcaccattaattgcccTGTCATATCTAGCAGCAGCAGCACTACGGGACGCGGTCACGTGCTACAATGTTGATGAAATACGCAAAAAGTCACGCCGTTACCGCACGCACATTAAaagccgcggtacaatgacattttccatatagatgcgtttaacacaagctgatgcattccaataacatcgccacaatcaaccaaaatgttgcctttgtaaatatgaaggaacttcagacttggcaattgaagtttattacaccttgcccattcacatacaaaatttcgcgaagcactgatGTAAACATTCTTGCAACCAAAatgcttgctaacatattttgtgtcgtattcgattgttatatttcagtttttaattgtgaaaaatgttagaaaatttaccaaccagtgggaaaaataatttcacttgcaaagtgcgcCAACACCTTTAGCCCaagcaaatttcaaattcttcttcttatgatttgcttggaacaaagtTGAgtagttggctacttttcaatatcagatggtgccagtgtcgctcattctaccagtCTTCATAAAAATACGAGCAAACTACTCATAATGCACAAacgtgttaaactcatctatatgaaaaacggcgtatgtgtcggagctataattTTTCTGGTGCCGAAATCTTGAGAACTCTGTGTTTCATAATCCAAAATGTGTGACAAATTCTTTCATTTTACGAGCAACAAATTGGAGTTTCATCGAATAAGAACATAAAACCCTGCCTTGTGCATTAGGAAGTGAAATTTTGTTTGTAGATCCGGCTAATATCGAACATTTCGCAGTTGTAATGTTACGCttagaatatttttataaatagtgCTTGTCATAAACAAATAGAGTTaaggttttttattatttatattaattaagtGCAACGGCTGCCCATAGAAAACAACATACACACGATAAAATGTACGAAACAAGTTCTAGAATTGCTTTTCTTAGCAATTTGTGCCGCAGGCGGATGTTTTTGTTTTCAACTATAAAAATACTCATTTGCTTGATTTTATTTATGAATTACCAGTTAAATGGCGTACAATCTCAAGGTGGGTTTAAAATTAGCTTGCAATAAAAAATGAAGGAAAacgaattttttgttataagctGCTCAAACGGGGTGGAGTATACATTAATATGTTGGGGTGTATATGGGGATGTATTACTGGTATATTTTTCTTTGTTGGATTTGGACGAATATAACCAGAGGATTGAATTAAAtgtaaataataacaatattcTAACAGTGAGTttttatataaagaaataaaatattgcaaagaAAACAAGTAATAATTGTAAGAAAACAAAAGTATTTTCTAGTATGAGTGTACAATGACGACGCCCAACCAGTTGGTTAAGAGGAGGGGTGTGTCAATAGGGAACAGCCGGGAAATAACTATATACACAGTAGATTACAGACGAATCGTCTATGCGTATATACACAATTGCTTATTCTTTAAGAATTTGGAATTTAAGAATTACCTAATTGGAATATGTGCCATGGGTGGCGTAGGATTTTGTTTCAGTTTTATAGGAtttctacaaaaaatatttaaatggtgTTATATGAACAGCAATAGAGGTCGTCATAGGCATAACCATGACTCTCACGGTTCACTTTTCACTGGCATAATTAAGAGCCAaggagttgataagcgcaattcaaacttttaaacccaattgtcaaccttacctaagcGAGTACAAATGTCGATGTATCATCAAGACgtggctctggcgatcccaaattcctcatggagctagggggtTGGCTGAGGGACGGCTGGTTGTGGCCTTAAAGGtgcaatgtggtcatactaaatgaGATggtacgttgttgttgtagcagtactccGTCCGTCGCTTCGGCGCTCCGTGCAGATGTTCCGTCTAGTATTTTAATGGTGACTGTTGCCGGGAGATAACAATCGACATCGATAATACTGCATAATTCCGAGGCATACATCAGTTATGACGAGTGATTAGTAGAACGTGTTTTTtgtttgtcgagagaggactttacttgttAAATGTCAGTCCAAGACAAATGTAATTACATAAACCTATAAGATTCGGAGGAACatcccccagcgagttaggggtcagaatatacccgcggtaggtatgcctgacgtaagaggcgactaaaataccagattcaaggggctgtgtagcgcgaCCCATCAGGTTGCCagcccaatatatagcttctccaaacccaattgtccatatcacctatccgcggcgattCCTGTTTCACTATCAGATGAGGCCCTGGCGaacccaagctcttcatggaacttgggggtaggaagggagggatggcctgaaggtttaatttggccttataaatcgttcccgagatggtcgggctagcatcttaatggtgctgtgttaccggagcgtacgggatccttatccggcaaaggatcaacacatcgataacactcccaaagccttcggggataaaccttatcgctacaacaacaacaacatccggaGGTACATACACCTCCGAGCCTCAGAAATTAGTGTATGGTATTTGGCAACACTCTCACTGCAGCATTACAACAACTATTTGTTGACTAATTCTAGCGCTCAAATTTAATTGGTTTCATAaggaataaataataaatttccgTTTAGACGAATAAAGGAAACATATTAATCTGATCAATCTCTACCTTACCtaccaaataatttttaaatatctttatACAGTATATACATTATTGTTTAATAAGATTGCTTATCTTAAATGATTATTGATATATCGTTAGATTGGTTCACAAAGGCACAGTAGaagcaaaaacattttattttaacaTTCATCTCAAGGAGATATGTGATTTTCAAAGTGGCGTAACTCCTAAGTTATTGGCTAACACTTTCATGATTTTAATATATACCAAAAACTGTGAAAAATGCAGTTCCGAAAAGTCTGTTAGCTAGAGCTTTTGTGAAATAAACTAAtgatatatattttgtattttcttaatttttcagtACTGATAGCCGTTGAGGTTGGCCATAATTTTACTATAACATGCAATACTACACAACAGTTTGTCAACAATGTCACATGGAAACACAACGATGAAATCATTTCGAATAAAAATAAGAGGTATCTTCAATTCTATATAATttgttaaatatatatgtaacttttcttttaattttcacgCAAAAAAAACTCTGCCTCTCATACATTCCGCAAAAGAATTCTTCTAAGTTTTTAAATGCCCTCTCTCTGAAAGTATTGGAACCTGCAATATGCATAAGTTATTATGGATTTTTGAACCAGTTCTTAGATTCTGGCTGTACGATAAACGTATATGAATAATTACTATATTGAATGTTTCTTTGTATGAATGAgaatattataaactttttttcgttCGGCCGGCAGAGCTTTCAATGCAAGtgcagctatttttttttttttttttttgcttgatatGAATATTTGTACTTGTGCTATTTGGTGTTTGTGCCAAATGCAGCCTTGACTAAAAATGCGTTTTGTTCCTACGAAAGTTAATAAGATTTATAAAAATACTAATTAGAAATTagtgaaatattaaaattgtatagCTATATTTCCCTTCTTCAGGTTCTTATTAGAGTGTTTTGTGGATATTTTGAGAATGTTAATGAATTTGCTAAGAGCTTTTCAGGAGCtgtaaaaaggaaaattttctgaactcaacgctatataaaacaagaaataatataaaaatatatatagtttAAAGTTTTCTCTTATAGATTTCAGATATTTGGcatatttgtatttaaaaaaacttcaatatttaTGTTAAAGCTATATAATTAAAGGTTTATACTATTCATTCACACGACCCAAAATCTTcttttttgacacaattttcaCTACTTTCGGACAGCTTAAGCCCTAGCGTCGAAGAttaaaaaaactcttaaaatctcTCTAGTCAACTAGGTAACGTAATAACTAACCACGCTGAAGTTATGTTTTCTTATGTTATGATGCTATGTTTTCTTCATTGTTATATGTATTGTGTCTTATatccagtagtcgaccgctttgtgtctgtgttgactttaacaaacaaataaataaataaaaaaatgttaagttatgTTTAGCTTTGTTCTGTTGTGTTTTGGGTCAATTGTGTTGTCTAAATATGTTATTTTAAGTCATATTATACTATGAAGTGTATGTTATGTTGGGTTATATATAggtgtgcttttttttttttgccaagttATTTTAATGCTAAGTAAAGTTAAATTGTTATTGGTATTTTTCTTACATAAAATCACGAACAGTTACACTGGctcacaaaaaaattgttttgtagcTTTGACCAACTCAGATAACTGTCGTTATAACTTGAAAAATAATACAGAGGaatttaggcagagcttctctttcaGTTTTACTACTTTACACATTAAATGGAACCATAATTTAAGTTGAATCGGAAGCATGTTCAGCACTTCAGCACAGATGAACTTTCGCGGAGAAGTTTTTGTGGCAGAAGTGCACTCTGATTATTTGTCAAACCATTGCCGAGGGTTGACCCCTTTAAAAAaaacgattttccgtcacccTAGTGAGTTATAATCGGGGTTGCATGAGCTTTGTGAATCTGAAATTCGGACTCATCATGTGTAGAACCCAAACCATAGGAATCTTAATCatcaaataaattttgaattgttcTTATTCTCTTCCTCAGAATAATCACAACATACACCAAGCCGTCTATTATCGAAACTATCAATGAAATCGAGGATGAAACGCGGAAACACAATTACGAAAATGCATTATTTATAACCGACGCACAATATGCCGATGCCGGTCTTTATTCATGCGAACCAACACGTAATGAGAGCGTAGCAAGCTTTACTGTACAAGTATTACAAACACCGCGCATTGTTGCAAGCAGCGAAGAGAAGGTGAAACAAAGAATTGGGCATGCTGTAGAACTCTATTGTCTAATAGAAGTGTTTCCACACAACGAAACATTTTATAGACAATTAAAATGGCTTAAAGATGAAAATTCCGCTGTTGAATTTTTAGACAAAGCCTCGAATCTCAGTTTAATAAACTCAACATATGTTAATCATACACTGAGTTTAACTGAAGTCTATAAAAAAGAGAATGGCACATATAGTTGTGTAGCATACAATACATTTGGCACAATTGTAATGAAAAAGGATATGGCCGTATTAGTCATGGATGTGCCACAAGTAAGCATAGATTATGTAAAAGCTGTAGGCGctgataaaatatatttaaattggaCTGTTAATGATGGAAATGATCCggtacaaaaattttttatacaGTATAAAGAAGAAGGTTCTACAACGTTAAAatattataatcatataattGGTGGACGTAATACCTCATATGTGTTGGAAAAATTCCAACCGAATACAAGTTACACGCTACGTATAACAGCTAAGAATAGTATTGGTAATGGCGCACCATTTCAATATCCATCACCTATACGTACATTAGAAAAGGATCCAATATTTATACCCAAAGTTGGTACAACAGGTAGTACGCCATCCACTATAACAATTGGTTGGGATGCACCACCAATTGATATAATGCCATACATACAATATTATGAATTAGTTGTTGCTGAAGCAGGTGAAACACCACGTATTGTTGAAGAGACTGTGTATCAACAAAATTCCAGAAATTTGCCATATATGTTTGATAATTTAAAAACCGCCACTGAATATGAATTTAAAGTTCGCGCGTGTAGTGATCTCACGAAACAATGTGGTCCTTGGTCGGAGATAGTGAATGGCACCACAATGGATGGTGTCGCTAGTGAACCTACCGATCTTTATATATCATGTGATCATAGAAATAATACACGTCATTCTATTGCGGTGCGTTGGCATATGCCTAAAATACCAAATGGTAAAGTAGTTTCATATCATATACAATTAGATGGTTATTCTACATATAAGCTTGATGGTAAGCTACGTAATGAAACATGGGGGCCCAAAATAAGACGAGTAGACGATCCACATCATAGCACCATCTACAATGGTGTTAATCCAAATACAAATTATACTGTCACAGTATCGGCAATTACACGGCATCGCAAAGTTGGTGTGCCTGCTACTGCACAATGTGCAATGCCTATTGCTGTGCCAGATGCTATTAGTCGTATAATGTGGACTAAAATAAAAACGCCTGATGATAGGTGTGTATTTAAGCTTTTTGTACCACGCATAAGCGAACGTAATGGTCCGATTTGCTGCTATCGCCTCTACCTAGTGCGCATGGGTAATAATAGAAATGAATTAGTTTCACCGGAAAAGCTAAACATTTCAACCTATCAAGAGGTGCATGCACCAAATAATACAGAAGGTGGTGCTTATTTGGCTGAAATGTTTTCAGATGAATATTTTCGTTCGGAAATATTTTTGGGCGATGGTAAGCGATTTTTTGAACATCAAGGTATTAGCGCGGCTGAAGCGGATAAAGCTTGCCGTCATTGCTTACGTGGCCGTCCATTTTTGCGCATACAACCACGTCAGGAATTAgtgacaacaacaaaagcagacGTGTTAGCACCAGCCGCAGAGAATGCTGTTGGTGAGTACACATTATTCTAGTGGAAAAGTTGTAATTAAAGATCGTTCGAATATTTTAGTTTCAACGCCTACTTTAGTCAAGACACCGCCTGAATTGTCGCAGCGGGAACAACTAAAGCAAAGCAATCTTACAGAGGctgcatcaaaaattttagataaaAAAAGACGTCGACGTAGAAGACGCAATCCAAAAGTTGTTGCTGGTGTTAATAGCGAGATAAGTTTCGATAATTTAATGGTTAATGAAAATGAATCGCATACAAATGCAGTGCCGAGTTATCAACTGTCGTCGGATGAAATTTTTGATGGTGAAATCGATATGAATAGCAATTATACTGGATTTTTGGAAGTTATAGGTAATTAGACCAAATAGAAAGtataaactttttcaaaaattattttacttcattataataatttttttttttgtcaagaaGTAAATATTAAGCTCAGATACATTTGAATGGCTTATGCACTTTTGAAATTTTAttctaaaaactattttttttatattccttcATTATAGTACGCGATGGCGATGTTGTACTTACTGTATACAGTAGCTATTTTGAAATAATCACACCTGGTACTGTTCCAGAAAACTTCCAAGCCGAACAAGATTTATCAGTGGTGCTTAATATTGTTATACAAGCACTTGCCGTACTTATTGGTATTGTGTTGGTGCTCATTGTGGCCACATGCTTCTTACATCATTACAACACCAAAAATACGGTGCCTGGTGAAGAGATTAGCTTAAGAGACTCTTTAAGGTATGTGAAGAAAagtattacatatttatataatgaTACATATTTGTCTTCTTGCTACTACTTAGTCGGGCCCTATTTCGTGGCCGTACTCCAAATCATCGACACTTTATTGGCTCAGGCAATGGAAAGGCATCCGATATTGGTCCCATACACAAAGCTGATTTATGTATGGCTTACCGTAATCGTCACAAAGATACTGATTATGGTTTTCTGCGCGAATATGAAATGTTACCGAATCGTTTTAGTGATCGTACAACTAAAAACTCTGATATGAAAGAGAATGCATCAAAAAATCGATATCCCGATATAAAAGCATATGATCAGACGCGTGTTAAATTATCACAATTGAATGGCATACAAGGCTCGGATTATATAAATGCTAATTTTGTTATAGGATATAAGGAACGTAAGAAATTCATTTGTGCTCAAGGTCCAATGGAGAGTACAGTGAATGATTTTTGGCGCATGATTTGGGAGCAACATCTAGAGATTATAGTAATGTTAACAAATTTAGAAGAATATAATAAATCGAAATGTGCAAAATATTGGCCAGAAAAGATAGCTGATGCAAAACAATTTGGCGAGATTGCAGTTAAATTTGTTGCAGAAAAGAAGTTGGGAGATTATTTGGTACGCAATTTGGATGTTACACGGCGTAACTCAGCGACAGCTGGCGGGAATGAGGATGATGACGAACGCCGGCAAATTACGCAATATCATTATTTAGTGTGGAAAGATTTCATGGCACCCGAGCATCCACATGGCATTATAAAATTTGTGCGACAAATAAATGCGGTCTATTCGGTGCAACGTGGTCCCATATTAGTACATTGCAGCGCTGGTGTTGGTCGTACTGGCACGCTTGTAGCATTAGATTCGCTTATACAACAATTGGAGGAGGAAGATCAAGTATCGATATTTAATACGGTTTGTGATTTGCGCCATCAACGTAATTTCCTTGTACAATCATTGGTGagcatttttattaatatacttacaaaattttcaaatttttttgttttggttttcaaaGAGCAACTTTTTAGGAAAATCCTTTAAGAATTACATTATCTTAATTTTTCAGAAACAATACATTTTTCTCTATCGCTCTTTGCTTGATATCGCACAATTCGGCAATACAGAGCTGTCGGCAATTTTGTTATCCAGTAAAATTGATAACTTAAAACAGAAGTTAAACGATGGCAAGGATAAAAGCAAATTGGAAATTGAGTTTGAGGTAAAGTGTTTACACAATCAAAATTAGCATTTTATTTTAAGGAATTattttttttgcttgttttttatttttattttagaaacttCTTGCTATAACTGATGAGACTGCAAAATCCTCGGCGGTTGGCAGCAATGAGGAAAATATGTCGAAAAATCGTAGTGAGCTAGTCATACCTTACGATCGTAATCGGGTATGAGCTGATATTTAATAGATTCTATCCGCCTTCTTTCCCATCAATACTAtgcatatataaattattatattttcgtTTGTTTTCCTTTAAGGTAATACTTACACCCATGCCAATGAAAGATAACTCCACCTATATAAATGCCTCTTTTATTGAGGGTTATGATAATTCAGAAGCATTTATAATTACACAAGATCCCATGGAAAATACG
The Eurosta solidaginis isolate ZX-2024a chromosome 5, ASM4086904v1, whole genome shotgun sequence DNA segment above includes these coding regions:
- the Ptp69D gene encoding tyrosine-protein phosphatase 69D isoform X1: MYETSSRIAFLSNLCRRRMFLFSTIKILICLILFMNYQLNGVQSQVLIAVEVGHNFTITCNTTQQFVNNVTWKHNDEIISNKNKRIITTYTKPSIIETINEIEDETRKHNYENALFITDAQYADAGLYSCEPTRNESVASFTVQVLQTPRIVASSEEKVKQRIGHAVELYCLIEVFPHNETFYRQLKWLKDENSAVEFLDKASNLSLINSTYVNHTLSLTEVYKKENGTYSCVAYNTFGTIVMKKDMAVLVMDVPQVSIDYVKAVGADKIYLNWTVNDGNDPVQKFFIQYKEEGSTTLKYYNHIIGGRNTSYVLEKFQPNTSYTLRITAKNSIGNGAPFQYPSPIRTLEKDPIFIPKVGTTGSTPSTITIGWDAPPIDIMPYIQYYELVVAEAGETPRIVEETVYQQNSRNLPYMFDNLKTATEYEFKVRACSDLTKQCGPWSEIVNGTTMDGVASEPTDLYISCDHRNNTRHSIAVRWHMPKIPNGKVVSYHIQLDGYSTYKLDGKLRNETWGPKIRRVDDPHHSTIYNGVNPNTNYTVTVSAITRHRKVGVPATAQCAMPIAVPDAISRIMWTKIKTPDDRCVFKLFVPRISERNGPICCYRLYLVRMGNNRNELVSPEKLNISTYQEVHAPNNTEGGAYLAEMFSDEYFRSEIFLGDGKRFFEHQGISAAEADKACRHCLRGRPFLRIQPRQELVTTTKADVLAPAAENAVVSTPTLVKTPPELSQREQLKQSNLTEAASKILDKKRRRRRRRNPKVVAGVNSEISFDNLMVNENESHTNAVPSYQLSSDEIFDGEIDMNSNYTGFLEVIVRDGDVVLTVYSSYFEIITPGTVPENFQAEQDLSVVLNIVIQALAVLIGIVLVLIVATCFLHHYNTKNTVPGEEISLRDSLSRALFRGRTPNHRHFIGSGNGKASDIGPIHKADLCMAYRNRHKDTDYGFLREYEMLPNRFSDRTTKNSDMKENASKNRYPDIKAYDQTRVKLSQLNGIQGSDYINANFVIGYKERKKFICAQGPMESTVNDFWRMIWEQHLEIIVMLTNLEEYNKSKCAKYWPEKIADAKQFGEIAVKFVAEKKLGDYLVRNLDVTRRNSATAGGNEDDDERRQITQYHYLVWKDFMAPEHPHGIIKFVRQINAVYSVQRGPILVHCSAGVGRTGTLVALDSLIQQLEEEDQVSIFNTVCDLRHQRNFLVQSLKQYIFLYRSLLDIAQFGNTELSAILLSSKIDNLKQKLNDGKDKSKLEIEFEKLLAITDETAKSSAVGSNEENMSKNRSELVIPYDRNRVILTPMPMKDNSTYINASFIEGYDNSEAFIITQDPMENTIGDFWRMISEQSITTLVMISEIGDGARKCPRYWADDEIHYDHILVKYMQSESCPYYTRREFNVTNCKIDDTIKVTQFQYNGWPTVDGEVPEVCRGIIELVDQALNHHNRDKSIGCKSPLTVHCSLGTDRSSIFVTMCILVQQLRTEKNIDICSTARKIRSQRPRLLNSFAQYEFLHRAIANYADLHKLSTETASSEC
- the Ptp69D gene encoding tyrosine-protein phosphatase 69D isoform X2; this translates as MPPPRPRGVGYNTGVTTSRPSPNTPMSERQQMALLIQMTANSTTVLIAVEVGHNFTITCNTTQQFVNNVTWKHNDEIISNKNKRIITTYTKPSIIETINEIEDETRKHNYENALFITDAQYADAGLYSCEPTRNESVASFTVQVLQTPRIVASSEEKVKQRIGHAVELYCLIEVFPHNETFYRQLKWLKDENSAVEFLDKASNLSLINSTYVNHTLSLTEVYKKENGTYSCVAYNTFGTIVMKKDMAVLVMDVPQVSIDYVKAVGADKIYLNWTVNDGNDPVQKFFIQYKEEGSTTLKYYNHIIGGRNTSYVLEKFQPNTSYTLRITAKNSIGNGAPFQYPSPIRTLEKDPIFIPKVGTTGSTPSTITIGWDAPPIDIMPYIQYYELVVAEAGETPRIVEETVYQQNSRNLPYMFDNLKTATEYEFKVRACSDLTKQCGPWSEIVNGTTMDGVASEPTDLYISCDHRNNTRHSIAVRWHMPKIPNGKVVSYHIQLDGYSTYKLDGKLRNETWGPKIRRVDDPHHSTIYNGVNPNTNYTVTVSAITRHRKVGVPATAQCAMPIAVPDAISRIMWTKIKTPDDRCVFKLFVPRISERNGPICCYRLYLVRMGNNRNELVSPEKLNISTYQEVHAPNNTEGGAYLAEMFSDEYFRSEIFLGDGKRFFEHQGISAAEADKACRHCLRGRPFLRIQPRQELVTTTKADVLAPAAENAVVSTPTLVKTPPELSQREQLKQSNLTEAASKILDKKRRRRRRRNPKVVAGVNSEISFDNLMVNENESHTNAVPSYQLSSDEIFDGEIDMNSNYTGFLEVIVRDGDVVLTVYSSYFEIITPGTVPENFQAEQDLSVVLNIVIQALAVLIGIVLVLIVATCFLHHYNTKNTVPGEEISLRDSLSRALFRGRTPNHRHFIGSGNGKASDIGPIHKADLCMAYRNRHKDTDYGFLREYEMLPNRFSDRTTKNSDMKENASKNRYPDIKAYDQTRVKLSQLNGIQGSDYINANFVIGYKERKKFICAQGPMESTVNDFWRMIWEQHLEIIVMLTNLEEYNKSKCAKYWPEKIADAKQFGEIAVKFVAEKKLGDYLVRNLDVTRRNSATAGGNEDDDERRQITQYHYLVWKDFMAPEHPHGIIKFVRQINAVYSVQRGPILVHCSAGVGRTGTLVALDSLIQQLEEEDQVSIFNTVCDLRHQRNFLVQSLKQYIFLYRSLLDIAQFGNTELSAILLSSKIDNLKQKLNDGKDKSKLEIEFEKLLAITDETAKSSAVGSNEENMSKNRSELVIPYDRNRVILTPMPMKDNSTYINASFIEGYDNSEAFIITQDPMENTIGDFWRMISEQSITTLVMISEIGDGARKCPRYWADDEIHYDHILVKYMQSESCPYYTRREFNVTNCKIDDTIKVTQFQYNGWPTVDGEVPEVCRGIIELVDQALNHHNRDKSIGCKSPLTVHCSLGTDRSSIFVTMCILVQQLRTEKNIDICSTARKIRSQRPRLLNSFAQYEFLHRAIANYADLHKLSTETASSEC